From Candidatus Eisenbacteria bacterium, the proteins below share one genomic window:
- a CDS encoding aminotransferase class V-fold PLP-dependent enzyme, with protein sequence MTFGRAMLDQWLLDPDVIYLNHGTVGATPRRVLAKQQAIRDEIERRPSQFLLRELTGVAPVGMPRSEPPLLRAAAAEVAPFVGAKGEDFMFVENATTGVNAVLRSLDLREGDEVLITDHVYGAVAKIAAFVTRPRGARVRSIELPYPVPGPDAVVAAVLAAIGPRTRVLIVEHVTSESALVLPVREIASGCRAKGVRVLVDGAHAPGALPLDVSSLGVDWYSANLHKWAFTPRASGFLWVAPERREGLHPTVISWGLGQGLSAEFDLTGTRDPSPFLAAPEAIAFFRSLGVEAVRAYNHGLAWESARHLSRRWGTKLGMEEQMVGTMATVQLPDRMGSTPEDAARLRDALLFEDRIEIQLHAWRDRLWVRVSAQVYNDVRDIERLAAAVEAR encoded by the coding sequence ATGACCTTCGGCCGCGCGATGCTCGATCAATGGCTCCTGGATCCCGACGTCATCTACCTGAATCACGGCACGGTGGGCGCGACGCCCAGGCGCGTGCTCGCGAAGCAGCAGGCCATCCGCGACGAGATCGAGCGTCGGCCCTCGCAATTTCTCCTTCGGGAGCTGACGGGCGTCGCGCCCGTTGGGATGCCCCGGAGCGAGCCGCCTCTGCTCCGGGCGGCCGCGGCCGAGGTGGCGCCCTTCGTGGGCGCGAAGGGCGAGGACTTCATGTTCGTGGAGAACGCGACGACCGGGGTCAACGCGGTGCTCCGCTCGCTTGATCTGCGTGAAGGCGACGAGGTGTTGATCACCGACCACGTCTACGGCGCGGTCGCGAAGATCGCCGCGTTCGTCACCCGACCGCGTGGCGCGCGGGTCCGATCGATCGAGCTGCCCTACCCGGTCCCGGGCCCTGACGCCGTCGTTGCGGCCGTCCTCGCCGCGATCGGTCCACGGACGCGGGTCCTCATCGTCGAGCACGTCACGTCGGAGAGCGCGCTCGTGCTCCCGGTGCGGGAGATCGCGTCGGGCTGCCGCGCGAAGGGAGTTCGGGTCCTCGTGGACGGCGCGCACGCGCCCGGCGCTCTGCCGCTCGACGTTTCCTCACTCGGGGTCGACTGGTACTCGGCCAACCTCCACAAGTGGGCCTTCACGCCCCGCGCGTCGGGATTTCTGTGGGTCGCCCCGGAACGGCGCGAGGGGCTCCATCCGACCGTGATCTCGTGGGGACTGGGTCAAGGGTTGAGCGCCGAATTCGATCTGACGGGGACGCGCGATCCGTCGCCGTTTCTCGCGGCTCCCGAGGCGATCGCGTTCTTCCGGAGCCTGGGCGTCGAGGCGGTGCGCGCGTACAACCACGGCCTGGCGTGGGAATCGGCGCGGCACCTGAGCCGCCGGTGGGGAACGAAGCTGGGGATGGAGGAGCAGATGGTCGGCACCATGGCGACGGTCCAGCTTCCGGATCGCATGGGCTCGACGCCGGAGGACGCCGCGCGCCTCAGGGACGCGCTCCTCTTCGAGGACCGGATCGAGATCCAGCTACACGCCTGGCGCGATCGCCTCTGGGTGCGGGTGTCCGCGCAGGTTTACAACGACGTGAGGGACATCGAGCGGCTGGCCGCCGCCGTCGAGGCTCGCTAG
- a CDS encoding thiol oxidoreductase, with translation MPTSYSFHDTLIAAPFRGREGGRGQRRVSGGGRGQRGCDLAAIAICVLAIVGVGCDKLLTSPPALGERFDQPIQGLDNGELGDFQDGQVQFRRAFTIAEGLGPIFNNVSCASCHSGDGRGIPGNILVRFSRGTDLVIGEGGPQIQDKAIPGAVAEHLPAGVDVSRRMPPAVFGVGLIEALTDSVILSHADPGDADADGISGRANMVTPPSYVPASEPGAGPGLRVGRFGRKAAVTSLFQQTVTAYHQDMGVTSPALPDENVNPLAPAGLPDPDRAPDPEVNGGQVNDVEQYMRMLAPPTPGEWTDQRRRGQTLFASARCSACHIPTMRTGAHEIEALSNRDVTLYSDLLLHDLGPGLADNRPDGDADGQEWRTAPLWGLRIAREFLNGQLFLLHDGRAHSVDEAIRLHGGEAASARDAFLAMPPADRAAVLDFVESR, from the coding sequence ATGCCGACGTCGTATTCCTTTCACGACACATTGATTGCGGCCCCATTCCGCGGCCGAGAGGGAGGGCGGGGCCAGAGGCGCGTCTCGGGCGGCGGTCGGGGACAGAGAGGGTGCGACCTCGCCGCCATTGCGATTTGCGTTCTCGCGATCGTCGGCGTGGGCTGCGACAAGCTGCTGACGTCGCCGCCGGCGCTGGGTGAGCGATTCGATCAGCCGATCCAGGGACTGGACAACGGGGAGCTTGGCGATTTCCAGGATGGGCAGGTCCAGTTCCGGCGCGCGTTCACCATCGCCGAAGGGCTGGGCCCGATCTTCAACAACGTCTCCTGCGCGTCGTGCCACAGCGGTGACGGCCGTGGCATCCCCGGGAACATCCTCGTCCGGTTCAGCCGTGGGACGGATCTGGTGATCGGGGAGGGCGGGCCACAGATTCAGGACAAAGCGATTCCTGGCGCGGTCGCCGAGCACCTGCCGGCCGGCGTCGACGTATCGCGGCGCATGCCGCCCGCGGTGTTCGGCGTGGGCCTGATCGAGGCGCTGACCGATTCCGTGATCCTCTCGCACGCCGACCCCGGCGACGCGGATGCCGACGGAATCTCGGGTCGCGCCAACATGGTCACTCCGCCTTCCTACGTCCCGGCCTCCGAGCCGGGCGCCGGACCGGGCCTCCGGGTCGGCCGGTTCGGGCGCAAGGCGGCGGTCACGTCCCTCTTCCAGCAGACGGTCACGGCGTACCACCAGGACATGGGCGTCACGTCTCCGGCTCTGCCCGACGAGAACGTGAACCCGCTCGCGCCGGCGGGGCTCCCGGATCCCGACCGCGCTCCCGATCCCGAAGTGAACGGAGGGCAGGTCAACGACGTCGAGCAGTACATGCGCATGCTCGCGCCCCCGACCCCCGGCGAGTGGACGGACCAGCGCCGCCGTGGGCAGACGCTCTTCGCGTCGGCGCGGTGCTCGGCCTGCCACATCCCGACGATGCGGACCGGAGCGCACGAGATCGAGGCGCTCTCGAATCGAGACGTCACGCTCTACTCCGACCTACTGCTCCACGACCTGGGTCCCGGGCTCGCGGACAATCGCCCTGACGGCGACGCCGACGGCCAGGAATGGCGGACGGCCCCCCTCTGGGGTCTGCGCATCGCGCGGGAGTTCCTGAACGGCCAGCTCTTCCTCCTCCACGACGGGCGCGCCCACAGCGTGGACGAGGCGATCCGCCTTCATGGCGGGGAAGCCGCCTCGGCGCGCGACGCGTTCCTCGCCATGCCGCCGGCGGACCGCGCGGCGGTTCTCGATTTCGTGGAGTCCCGATGA